A segment of the Petrotoga olearia DSM 13574 genome:
GAGAATTCACCGTTGTTTTATCCTCAGAAGCTGGAGGAACCATGATACACGAAGCATGTGGACATGGTATGGAAGCAGACTTGGTACTTTCTGGTTCTGTGTACAGAGAAAAAGTTGGAAAGAAAATTGCTTCTCAAAAGATTACCGTTGTAGACGATGGAACAGATAAAAACAAAAGAGGGACACTTAATTACGATGATGAAGGAACTCCTACCCAGAGAACCGTTTTAATCGAAAACGGGGTATTAAAAGGATACATGCACTCAAAAGTAACTGCCAAAAAATTTGGTGTTGAAACCACAGGTAACGGTAGAAGGGAATCTTATATGGTTCTACCCATCGTTAGGATGCGAAACACGATGATCTTACCAGGAGAAGATGATCCGCAAGATATAATTAAATCTGTAAAATACGGTATATTTGTAAGAAAGATGGGTGGGGGACAGGTTGATGTTATAAGTGGTGATTTCCAATTCGGTGTTGATGAAGGTTATATTATAGAAAATGGTGAAATAAAACAATCAATTCGTGGAGCCAGCTTAGTTGGCAATGGATTAAAAGTTTTAGAAAGTATAGATATGGTTGGTAACGATTTGGGATATGGTGTTGGAACCTGTGGTAAAGATGGTCAAGGGGCCCCGGTTTCTGATGCTCAGCCTACTATAAGAATACCGAAGTTAATAGTTGGAGGAATAGTAAAAGGGGGTAACAATTAATGACTAATGTAAAATCTGTTATAGAAAAATCCATGAAAGAAATAAAAAATAAAGGTTTTAAAGGACAGATAAATGTGTTTTCCACTGAAAGTAAGAACGCTTCTTTTAGTAATGGAAAGTTAGAACAGTTAACCGAGGGAGAAAAAGGGGCAGTAGGTATAAAAGTTATTTCTCCTGATGGAAGAACAGCCACTGCGTCGTCTAATATTTTTACAGAAGAAGGAATAATGCAAGCGGTTGAAAAAGCAATTGAAATGATTAAATATACAGAAAAAGATGATGCTAACGATATCTCAAATGATGAAGAGTTCACTTACATAGATTGGGCTTTCGATACAGACACAAAGGATATGGATTTACATGAGGTTATGAATTTAGCTAAAGAACTAGAAAAAAAAGCAAAAAGTGAAGATGAAAGGATAAAATTTGTTCGTGGTGCTGAGTACGAAGTTGCTTTAACCAGAATACATTTTGGAAATACAAATGGTCTATACAAAAACGCTTTGTTTACTAATGCTGCGGGTTCTATTAGTTTAGCCGCAATTGAAGGAGAAGATTCGTCATTTGGTTTTGACTATCAATTATCTCAAAGCTACAGGCTTATAGACATAGATCGCATTGTAAAAGATTCTGTAGAAATGGCGGTGTCAGGTTTAAAATCAGAGGTTTTAAGTTCAGGTAGATATGATATTGTCATGAGTCCTTTTGCTTCTAGTATGTTCTTAGGGACATTGATAACGCCTCTATCTGGGGAAAATGTTTACAAAGGCAAATCTTTTTTGAAAGATAAATTAGGTGAAAAAGTAGCCAATTCATCTGTTACCTTGTTACATGATCCTATGAATGGTTCCGCACCAATCATAGCCTCATTTGACAACGAAGGAACTAATACCTCAAGGTTCAACGTTATAGAAAAAGGGAATTTAAAAGGATTTTTACATGATATATATTCTGCAAAAAAGTTAGGTGCAAAACCAACTGGTAACAGTTTCGCCTCGGTAGAGTCTCCAAATCCTTCCATTGGAACGATAAACCTCCATTTTATCGCTAACAAGACAAGAAAAGATATTTTGAATGTTCCGAAGGCTCTATATGTTACCAACATAATGGGTATGCATACCGCCGATCCGGTTTCCGGAAGATTCTCCGTTCAAATAAGTGGAAGATTAATTGAAAACGGAGAGTTTGTGAGAAGTTTCAGAGGAATGACGTTAGCTGGAACGTTGGAAGAGTTGTTGAATAATTTAGAATATATAGGTTCTGATTTCAAGTATCTGGGTCCGGTGGCTGGTTCTACTATGCTGATAAGAGATTTAAGCGTAGGCGGTAAATAAAAGAAGTCTAAAAAGGAGTATAAGGCGTTTAATCGCTTCTAAAAGCGGTTAAACGCTTTTTTTTCGTTTTAATTGGGAATTATCTAGTTTGAGAAAGGAGGCATAATGTTGTAAGATATAATTGATAATGAAAAAAATTTCATACATCGTTTTAAATTGACTACAAGGAGGTTTTTAAATTGTATAAAGTAGCTATTTGGGGTTTTGGAGCAATGGGTAGTGGAATAGCAAAAAATATATTAAGTAAGAAAAATCTAAAATTGGTTGGTGTCCACGATCTTAGGAAGGAATATATCCAAAAAGATGTGGGAGAGCTGTTGGGATTAGGAAAAATTGGAATAAAGGTTTACAGTGACCCTATTACAATGGTTAAGGAAACGGACCCAGATCTTGTTGTAATTGCTACCAACTCTTTTATCTCGGTGGTGAAGGATCAAATCATTTCTATCTTGAAAGAAAATAAAAATGTAATTACCATTGCTGAAGAAATGGCTTTTCCTTTTTCACAGGATCCACAAGCGGCAAATGAAATTGACAAGGCTGCTAAAAATCATAATGTATCGGTTTTAGGAACAGGAGTAAATCCAGGATTTGTTCTTGATACACTAATTATAACGTTGACAGGAGCATGTTTGAATGTTCAGAGGATTAAGGCTGCTAGGATTAATGATCTTTCTCCTTTTGGACCAACCGTTATGGAAACACAGGGTGTTGGAACAACACCTGAAGAATTTGAACAAGGAATAAAGAGTGGAAAGATAGTAGGCCATATAGGGTTTGAGCAGTCAATACATATGATCGCCAAGGCTTTAGGATGGGAAATTGATCGTATCGAGCAAAAAAGAGAACCTATAATTTCTAACGTTTTGAGGGAAACTAAGTACGTTAAGGTTCAACCGGGAATGGTAGCAGGGTGTAATCATACCGCAAAGGCTTTTTACAAAAACGAACTGTTGATAGAACTTGAACATCCTCAGCAAGTACTTCCTGAATTAGAAAACGTTCAAACAGGAGATTATATAGCAATTCATGGGGATCCTGATATCTCAATGGCTATAAATCCTGAAATACCAGGGGGCAAAGGTACCATTGCTATAGCTACAAATATGATTCCATCAGTAGCTGAAGCTCGTTCCGGTTTGTTGACTATGGCGGATTTACCAATACCTAGGGCTTTGCTTGCAGAACTTCGTTGAAGGAGGTCGAATTTATGGAGATAAAAAAAGGCGACTGGGTTCAAATTCATTACATTGCTTTAAATCCTGAAGAAAGAGTTTCACATTTGCCGGAAGATACCAAAAAAGTACCGTTTGAAGTTAGAATAAAAGGATTTTTAGAAGATGAAAAGGCTGAAATAGGCGATATCGTAACCATTAAAACCCCTATTGGAAGAATAGTTAAAGGAAAATTGGAAAAAGTTAATCCTAGATATGAGCATAACTTTGGAGAACCTATTCCCGAATTATTAAAAGTTAACAAGGATAAACTGCCTCTGTCTAGAGACAGAGGCGAAAAGCCTCTGAGTTAACCAGCCTAACTTCGAATTTTGGAATGCTAGAGCCAGTTCCTTGACCCGTTCGGTGGGTATCAAATATCTTGAAAGGAGGAAGAAAAATTACTGCATTTCTTTTCCTACTAGAGTAATAAGCCAACTGCAGTAATTTTTCGAAAAAAATGGATAAATCGTACAAAGCTGTAATGGAAAGACAGATAGAAATCATCAAAAAGTCTGTAGGACTTGATTACAATAGGTTTGAAATAGAAGGAATCTCATTTGATTATGAAAAAATGATGAATGAGTCGGGATTTTCAATTGAAGAAATTGAAAGGATTCAAAAAGAAACAGGTGTTGGGAACACTCCCCTTGTTGAATTAAAAAATATAAACAATTTGATTAAAAAATTGTCTGATAAAGGAAAAGGTGCAAGGATCTTTGTTAAAGATGAACAAACCAACCCATCCGGTTCTTTTAAAGATAGAAGGGCTTCTATAAGCGTATATATGGCAAAAAAATTAGGGTATGAAGGAGTTATTGCAGCAACAAGCGGTAATTATGGTGCCGCGGTAGCTTCTCAAGCCGCTAAAAGAGGATTAAAATCTATTATAATTCAAGAATGTTTTGATTCCCGAGGCGTTGGTCAGCCTGAAATCTTAGAAAAAGAAAGATCGTGTGCTGCTTATGGAAGCGAAGTTGTCCAAGTAAGTGTAGGGCCTGAATTGTTTTATTATACTCTTCTTCTTCTTGAAGAAACCGGATTTTTTAACGCATCGCTTTACTCACCTTTTGGTATTGCGGGAATAGAAACGTTAGGTATGGAGATAGCGAATCAAACCAAAGAATTCACAGGGAAATTTCCCGATGTCGTTGTTAGTACCCATGCTGGAGGAGGTTTAACAACTGGAACCGCTAGAGGATTAAAAAAAGCTGGGGCATTTTCAACTAAGGTTATTGGTGCAAGTGTTGATTTAAGAGGTTTACATATGGCTTCCGATAAAGATTTCAATAGAAAATCTTTCACTACAGGACACACTGGATTCGGGATTCCATTTGCGGTTTTTCCTGACCGATCCGATGTTCCAAGAAATGCCGCAAGGGTTCTGAGGTATATGGACAGGTATGTTCTTGTAACTCAAGGGGAAGTATTCTATATGACTGAATTACTTGCAAAACTCGAAGGGCTACAAAGAGGACCAGCTGGCAATACTTCGTTGGTTGCAGCCTTTGCTTTGGCAAGGGAAATGAATGAGGATGAAATAATAGTTGTAAACGAAACAGAATACACAGGAGCTGGAAAGTTACCAAGTGCTCAACTCACTTTTGCCAAAGAAAATGGGATTCAAGTAATATTGGGCGATCCAATAAAAGATGACATACCAGGGGAAAGAATTGTGATACCTGAAGATCCTTCACAAATAGACTACATTGAAATTCCAATGTCTCAATTGAAAGAATCGTATATAAACCAACTTATAAAAAGACTTGGAAAAACTGATTTTACTCAAAAAGAAATTCAATTCATATCAGAAGAAATAAGAGAAGATGAGGATTCGGTAATAAACTTGATTAAAAAGGTAAAGGAGGAGACTTTATGAAAGAAAGAGCTGATGACTTTCAGGAAAGGTCAAAGAAGCTTCAAAATATGAATGATGAGGAATTAGACAATTATTTTTGGGAATTAGTTGAAAAGGTAGTAGACCCTTTGGTAAATCTTGCAGAAACACATACCTCTCCTTCTATAGAAAGGTCTGTATTGTTGAGAATGGGGTTTAATTCTCTTCAGGCAAAAGCGCTGGTTGATAAGATTGAAGAAGAAAATTTATTGTCAAAAGGAGCGGGGAATGTGGTCTACAAAATCGCAAAACAAAAAAATATAGGAATAATGCAAGCTGGCGATGCACTACTAAAAGGGGAACTTTGGGATGATGTAGAGAAGATCTTTAGAGGTGGTGATACAAGTGGAACTTCAACCAAATGAAAAGATCAACATAGAAGAAATTTTAAGTGATTTGGAACATTATATCCCCAGAAGAAAGGGATGGACTTGGAGAAAAAAATTACCTGAAGGAACCAAAAAAAGCGATTTTAATTACTATGAGATAAGTGAGGATCTGAAAAACTCACTCCCTCTTCCCGCAGCTCATTACTTTGATAACCTAGACCCACAGCCAGACACGGTGATAACATCCGAAATCGCTTCAGGAAGATTTGAGGAAGATATTAGAAGAATGCGAATGGCTGCGTGGCATGGAGCAGACCATATAATGGTCATAAGAACACTCGGCCAAAGCCACATAGACGGTCTTATAGAAGGAACTCCTGAAGGTATTGGTGGGATACCAATAACGAGAAAACAGTTGAGGGCAACTAGAAAAGCACTTGATTTAATTGAAGACGAGGTTGGTAGGCCCATAAACTTTCACAGTTATGTTTCAGGTGTAGCTGGCCCTGAAATAGCTGTGTTATTTTCTGAAGAGGGGGTTAATGGAGCTCACCAAGATCCACAGTACAATATTTTGTACAGAGGTATTAATCCAATTAGATCTTTTGTGGATGCTGCCGTTGCTAAAAAAGTAATGGCTTGGGCGAATATACTTCAAATTGATGGTGCCCATAACGCCAACGCTTCAGCTAAAAAAGCCAGAAACGTTATGCCTGAACTTTTGGTCCAACATGCTATAAACTCTCTATTTTCATTAAAAGTAGGCATGAAAAAAGAAAATATCGCTCTATCAACCGTTCCACCTGTAGTTTCACCTTCTCCTGAGTTCAGAATCAACTTAGTCTATGCCGTTACATTGAGAGAACTATTTAAAGGTTACAAGTTCAGGGCTCAAATGAACACAAGGTACATTGAATCCGATTTATTCGATGCAACGAGAATACACGTTTTAAACACTCTCATTTCTCGGTTGACTTCCGCAGACATTCAATCAACTATTACTCCCGATGAAGGAAGAAATGTGCCTTGGCACGTTAACTCTATAAGAGGTGTAGAAACAGCTAAACATACATTGATATCAGCAGATAATATTAAACAATACCTCAAAATTGATGAAGAAAAAATTAGAAAAGAAGTAAGAGAATTGAAGATGCGAGCTATATTGATGCTTGAAGAAATAATAGAAATGGGTGGATATTTTGAAGCCTTGGAAAATGGTATGTTTGTAGATAACGGATACTATCCTGAAAGAGCAGGAGACGGAATAGTTAGAAAAAAGAACGGAGAAATAGCAGCAGGCTCAGTGGTACCAAGGGATAAAGATTATATGGCTCCTGTCTGTGAACATTTTGGATACAACGTCTTACCTAAAGGATTAGAAAAACCTTGCGATTTAATCGGTGGTTGTACCTTACATAACAGAGAAAAGATTCAATTTATTGATGAGTTAGATGAGAGTGATAACGTTGAAAAAAGATTACGAGATATAAAAGAATACAAAGAAAATAATCTCATAAAGCCAGAAGTTGAATGGAGTTACGATGGTTGGATACAACTTGACATGACAATCCCTGAATCTGAAGAGTACGCAAAAGCAGCAGCGGTTGAAATATGTAAAAAAATGGGATTAGAAGATATTCATGTTATTCATTCAGCCGTTTTACATCCATCAGAGGGGACTTATCTTGAATTGAAGGCAAAAGTACCTTTTTTTGTTAAAAAGGATGAATTAGAACTCCCAAAAAAGAATGAAGTGATGAGTGATGAAGAACTTTTTGACTTTTTTAGTAAACACAAGGTCAAAGTAGTAGCCGGAACGATAGGTAACGATGAACACAACATAGGTATCAGAGAAATACTAGATATAAAACATGGAGGAATAGAGAAATACGGAATAAACTATGTTTATCTAGGAACTTCTGTGCCACCAGAAAAAATCATAGATAGTGCGATAGAAGTGGGAGCCCAGGCGGTTTTAGCTTCTATGATTATTACTCATAACGATGTCCATGTCGAAAATATGAAAAAGCTACATGAAATTGCTGTAGAAAAAGGAGTTAGAGATAAATTATTACTCATCGTTGGAGGAACTCAGATAACCAATGATTTGGCGATAAATAGTTACATGGACGCTGGCTTTGGAAGAGGAACCAAGGGAAATCACGTTGCTACATTTTTGGCTAAGAAGTTAAAAGAAAGAGAGCATAGCAAATAATTTTTAATTAATTTATTCTTGCTTTAAATCTTTTTTTAGTGTAAAATTAAAATAGTGAAACCCTAATTCTTCCAAAGGGAGGAAAATTCGATGTCGTTTGAAATAGATACAAGGGTTTTAAAAAATGCTGTTCAATTAACCAGCAACGCTGTTTCAAGAAAAACAGTTAACCCTATTTTGAAAGGAATAAAATTAACTGTAGAAGAAGACGTGTTACATATTTATGCCACAGATTTACAGACTGGTTTTCACAAATGGTTGAAGGTTAAAGACAACGATGAAGATTTTTCTACAGTGGTGGAACAGACAATTTTTTTGGAAATACTATCAAATCTCACTTCTGACATAATTACGATCACTTTGGATGGAGTTTTGAAAATTTCAGGTGGAAATTCTGTATTTCGATTACCTACGATGGATCCTGATGAATTTCCTTCCTTGGCCTTCGACGTTACAGGGAACTCTATTACATTGGATAGAAAAATTATTACTAATATGATCGATAAGGTGATTTTTTGCGCTTTAAAAGATTCTTCTTCTCTTTCGCGCAGTTTAAATGCCGTTTACTGGGACTTTAGGCAGGGAGGGTTTTTGAATTTAGTTGCCACGGATTCATATAGATTAGCCCTTTCTGAAAGTAAGTTGGAAGATGATAATATTCTTTCACCATTTCTATTATCCCTAAAAAGTATGGATGAATTAAAAACGATACTCTCTTCCGCAAAAATGGAGAATATAAGAGTAGTCCAAAGTGGTTCTCAAATTCTTTTTGATTTTGAAGAAGATAATAACCAGTTGATTTTTAACGTTATAGACGCAGAGTTTCCTAATTATTTGGGTATAATTCCCCAGAGTTTTATAACAAAGATCAGGGCTAAGACCTCGGAATTTTTGGCTATTATGAAAAGGATGTCTATAACAGCCGGAAGTGAGGAATATACTTTATTAAATATTGAAGATGGAAGAATCCAGTTTTATGCAAGTTCTCCGGATGTTGGTGAAGCAAAAGAATCGATAGATGTCGAGCAAGAAGGCAAAAATATTGAGATCGCCTATTCCCCAAGATATTTCAGGGAGGCATTAGAAAGAATAGAGACTGTGGAATTTGAGTTTGATATATCCGACGAGGAAAAACCTACCATTTTAAAGCCTTTAGAGGACAACAGTTACATGTTCATAATAATGCCAAAGAGGAAAAGTTGAAGCATGTTAAAAATTGGTTTTGGTTACGATGTTCATCCTTTTGTTGAAAATAGAAGATTGGTATTGGGTGGAGTCGTTATAAATCATCCTAAAGGTTATGGATTGGCAGGTCATTCGGATGGAGACGTGTTTTTTCATGCAATAATTGATAGTTTATTAGGGATGTGCGGTTTGGGGTCAATAGGGGAGTACTTTCCTGAAAGTAAAGAGTTTGAAAATATTAGTAGCTCAATCTTATTAGAAAAGACTATAGATTTGATTAAAAAAAGATATATTGTTAAGATAAATAATATTGATACGGTAATCATATCTAATAGTGTAAATATCAGTTCAATATCAGGTCAAATAAAAAATAACACCTCGCGTATCTTAAATTTAGAAGTGAGTCGAATAAACTTAAAAGGGAAAAGTGGTAATGGGCTGGGGGTTGGAGGAAATGATCAAGGTATAGAAGTTTATTGTACAGCCTTAGGTGAGGTAGGTGAAATATAAACTCGTTCATAGCTTCGATATGTCTCCCAAAGATATGATCAAAATACAGAAACAGTTAGCTAAAGAGGTTAAATTAAGCCATTTTTCTGATGTACCAAACTTAGTATGTGGTGTTGATCTTTCCTTTCAAAAAGACGAAGGATTAGCTGTGATCGTTACTATGAATTTTAAAAAATTATCGGTGATCGATGTAACATATGCCGTGGATAGGGTTACCTTACCTTATATTCCCGGTCTTCTAGCTTTTAGAGAGCTTCCCATCTTTTTAAAAGCTTGGGAAAAACTTCAAATTGAACCTGATATAGTTTTTTTTGATGGTCAAGGCTATGCCCATCCTAGAAGGATGGGCATAGCTACACACGCATCTTTTTTTATTGAAAAACCTACTATAGGAATCGCTAAATCTAAATTAATTGGTGAATACGAAGAGCCGGGAAAGAAAAAGGGTGAATTTACATTTCTGTACCATAAAGATGAGAAAATAGGAATAGTGTTGAGAACAAGAGATAATGTAAAACCTGTATTCGTATCTCCCGGCAACTTGGTGGATTTCAATAACGCTTTAGATTTCACTTATCATTTTTCCACGAAGTATAAAATTCCTGAGATAACTCGAAAGGCACACTTATACACTCAAAGTTTAAAACAGAGGTGAGGTTGTTGACCCAAAAAAATACCAGAAATTTCATATACCTCTCAATGATCGTATTTTCTATGGTTATGAACACTCTTGCTCCTCTTATGACTTCCATTCAAGAAAGATTTTCAGTTTCGATAACTATTTCTTCTTCATTACCGTTTATAAGTACCTTTGGTACGATGCTATCTAATTTTATAGGTAGCTTTTTTATCGCCCAGATAGGTTATAAAAATTTTTTGACAGGTGGTTTTATTGTTCAGATTTTGGGTTTGTTTTTATTTGCAACTGCATTTAATTTTCCCATGGTTGTATTATCAGTTTTCTTATTGGGGGTAGCCACAGGTGCTACTTTTATGACTTTAACTTCTGCTTTTTCTCACCTTGATAGAAAAATCCAAAATTTTGGATTTTTAAATGCAAGTTTTGGGATCGGAGGTATAATAGCCCCTCTTTTAGTTAGCTTATTTTTAGTTATGAATTTAGATTTTAGATTTGTGTATTTTATTCACTTAATTTTAATTTCTTTACTTTGGGTTTTTGTTTTAATTTATAAACCCATTCAAAACA
Coding sequences within it:
- a CDS encoding TldD/PmbA family protein is translated as MNLSNAQYLEILNHSLSSGGEYSEIFYEDFYGTSIVYDNGKIEKINFSSRKGASIRVVSAEETIFAHTNDPTHENLMNLAETLRKSASERFGSNNIVKVEELKEVEKRDFAPFEIPFDNVAVEQKVEKVLHGVELLKNADKRIKQITVSYADSSRKVKIVNSEGKIVEDIRNYPRYAAIIFAQDEKGNLFRGYSSDGANMGFEFFTDEMIEKVTKDAVRQVVSQIEGVDAPAGEFTVVLSSEAGGTMIHEACGHGMEADLVLSGSVYREKVGKKIASQKITVVDDGTDKNKRGTLNYDDEGTPTQRTVLIENGVLKGYMHSKVTAKKFGVETTGNGRRESYMVLPIVRMRNTMILPGEDDPQDIIKSVKYGIFVRKMGGGQVDVISGDFQFGVDEGYIIENGEIKQSIRGASLVGNGLKVLESIDMVGNDLGYGVGTCGKDGQGAPVSDAQPTIRIPKLIVGGIVKGGNN
- a CDS encoding TldD/PmbA family protein — translated: MTNVKSVIEKSMKEIKNKGFKGQINVFSTESKNASFSNGKLEQLTEGEKGAVGIKVISPDGRTATASSNIFTEEGIMQAVEKAIEMIKYTEKDDANDISNDEEFTYIDWAFDTDTKDMDLHEVMNLAKELEKKAKSEDERIKFVRGAEYEVALTRIHFGNTNGLYKNALFTNAAGSISLAAIEGEDSSFGFDYQLSQSYRLIDIDRIVKDSVEMAVSGLKSEVLSSGRYDIVMSPFASSMFLGTLITPLSGENVYKGKSFLKDKLGEKVANSSVTLLHDPMNGSAPIIASFDNEGTNTSRFNVIEKGNLKGFLHDIYSAKKLGAKPTGNSFASVESPNPSIGTINLHFIANKTRKDILNVPKALYVTNIMGMHTADPVSGRFSVQISGRLIENGEFVRSFRGMTLAGTLEELLNNLEYIGSDFKYLGPVAGSTMLIRDLSVGGK
- the ord gene encoding 2,4-diaminopentanoate dehydrogenase, whose translation is MYKVAIWGFGAMGSGIAKNILSKKNLKLVGVHDLRKEYIQKDVGELLGLGKIGIKVYSDPITMVKETDPDLVVIATNSFISVVKDQIISILKENKNVITIAEEMAFPFSQDPQAANEIDKAAKNHNVSVLGTGVNPGFVLDTLIITLTGACLNVQRIKAARINDLSPFGPTVMETQGVGTTPEEFEQGIKSGKIVGHIGFEQSIHMIAKALGWEIDRIEQKREPIISNVLRETKYVKVQPGMVAGCNHTAKAFYKNELLIELEHPQQVLPELENVQTGDYIAIHGDPDISMAINPEIPGGKGTIAIATNMIPSVAEARSGLLTMADLPIPRALLAELR
- the ortA gene encoding 2-amino-4-oxopentanoate thiolase subunit OrtA yields the protein MEIKKGDWVQIHYIALNPEERVSHLPEDTKKVPFEVRIKGFLEDEKAEIGDIVTIKTPIGRIVKGKLEKVNPRYEHNFGEPIPELLKVNKDKLPLSRDRGEKPLS
- the ortB gene encoding 2-amino-4-oxopentanoate thiolase subunit OrtB, producing MDKSYKAVMERQIEIIKKSVGLDYNRFEIEGISFDYEKMMNESGFSIEEIERIQKETGVGNTPLVELKNINNLIKKLSDKGKGARIFVKDEQTNPSGSFKDRRASISVYMAKKLGYEGVIAATSGNYGAAVASQAAKRGLKSIIIQECFDSRGVGQPEILEKERSCAAYGSEVVQVSVGPELFYYTLLLLEETGFFNASLYSPFGIAGIETLGMEIANQTKEFTGKFPDVVVSTHAGGGLTTGTARGLKKAGAFSTKVIGASVDLRGLHMASDKDFNRKSFTTGHTGFGIPFAVFPDRSDVPRNAARVLRYMDRYVLVTQGEVFYMTELLAKLEGLQRGPAGNTSLVAAFALAREMNEDEIIVVNETEYTGAGKLPSAQLTFAKENGIQVILGDPIKDDIPGERIVIPEDPSQIDYIEIPMSQLKESYINQLIKRLGKTDFTQKEIQFISEEIREDEDSVINLIKKVKEETL
- a CDS encoding ornithine aminomutase subunit alpha, whose protein sequence is MKERADDFQERSKKLQNMNDEELDNYFWELVEKVVDPLVNLAETHTSPSIERSVLLRMGFNSLQAKALVDKIEEENLLSKGAGNVVYKIAKQKNIGIMQAGDALLKGELWDDVEKIFRGGDTSGTSTK
- the oraE gene encoding D-ornithine 4,5-aminomutase subunit OraE, translating into MELQPNEKINIEEILSDLEHYIPRRKGWTWRKKLPEGTKKSDFNYYEISEDLKNSLPLPAAHYFDNLDPQPDTVITSEIASGRFEEDIRRMRMAAWHGADHIMVIRTLGQSHIDGLIEGTPEGIGGIPITRKQLRATRKALDLIEDEVGRPINFHSYVSGVAGPEIAVLFSEEGVNGAHQDPQYNILYRGINPIRSFVDAAVAKKVMAWANILQIDGAHNANASAKKARNVMPELLVQHAINSLFSLKVGMKKENIALSTVPPVVSPSPEFRINLVYAVTLRELFKGYKFRAQMNTRYIESDLFDATRIHVLNTLISRLTSADIQSTITPDEGRNVPWHVNSIRGVETAKHTLISADNIKQYLKIDEEKIRKEVRELKMRAILMLEEIIEMGGYFEALENGMFVDNGYYPERAGDGIVRKKNGEIAAGSVVPRDKDYMAPVCEHFGYNVLPKGLEKPCDLIGGCTLHNREKIQFIDELDESDNVEKRLRDIKEYKENNLIKPEVEWSYDGWIQLDMTIPESEEYAKAAAVEICKKMGLEDIHVIHSAVLHPSEGTYLELKAKVPFFVKKDELELPKKNEVMSDEELFDFFSKHKVKVVAGTIGNDEHNIGIREILDIKHGGIEKYGINYVYLGTSVPPEKIIDSAIEVGAQAVLASMIITHNDVHVENMKKLHEIAVEKGVRDKLLLIVGGTQITNDLAINSYMDAGFGRGTKGNHVATFLAKKLKEREHSK
- the dnaN gene encoding DNA polymerase III subunit beta, which translates into the protein MSFEIDTRVLKNAVQLTSNAVSRKTVNPILKGIKLTVEEDVLHIYATDLQTGFHKWLKVKDNDEDFSTVVEQTIFLEILSNLTSDIITITLDGVLKISGGNSVFRLPTMDPDEFPSLAFDVTGNSITLDRKIITNMIDKVIFCALKDSSSLSRSLNAVYWDFRQGGFLNLVATDSYRLALSESKLEDDNILSPFLLSLKSMDELKTILSSAKMENIRVVQSGSQILFDFEEDNNQLIFNVIDAEFPNYLGIIPQSFITKIRAKTSEFLAIMKRMSITAGSEEYTLLNIEDGRIQFYASSPDVGEAKESIDVEQEGKNIEIAYSPRYFREALERIETVEFEFDISDEEKPTILKPLEDNSYMFIIMPKRKS
- the ispF gene encoding 2-C-methyl-D-erythritol 2,4-cyclodiphosphate synthase, which codes for MLKIGFGYDVHPFVENRRLVLGGVVINHPKGYGLAGHSDGDVFFHAIIDSLLGMCGLGSIGEYFPESKEFENISSSILLEKTIDLIKKRYIVKINNIDTVIISNSVNISSISGQIKNNTSRILNLEVSRINLKGKSGNGLGVGGNDQGIEVYCTALGEVGEI
- the nfi gene encoding endonuclease V, which translates into the protein MKYKLVHSFDMSPKDMIKIQKQLAKEVKLSHFSDVPNLVCGVDLSFQKDEGLAVIVTMNFKKLSVIDVTYAVDRVTLPYIPGLLAFRELPIFLKAWEKLQIEPDIVFFDGQGYAHPRRMGIATHASFFIEKPTIGIAKSKLIGEYEEPGKKKGEFTFLYHKDEKIGIVLRTRDNVKPVFVSPGNLVDFNNALDFTYHFSTKYKIPEITRKAHLYTQSLKQR